A genomic stretch from Aedes albopictus strain Foshan chromosome 2, AalbF5, whole genome shotgun sequence includes:
- the LOC109407331 gene encoding uncharacterized protein LOC109407331 isoform X1, whose amino-acid sequence MIMRKMPHRKATLPLSTTTADQQSKQHNQSVGDGGNGCHWSSGSRSSTLVGLGRGCSGGSPRHRTQHWRTGIVRCYGGNLLILFTATVATALTVLASERKLQMPGRVVFKILHGGSIQSGTSALQIKCTHHDEFLYASPASKCTSYYRCYQGDLIRYRCNEKSVFDFYQQKCIRNEGTCYEPICTGKTNGIYADTTQACRRSYECRGGKLIAIENCPLGHLFDGSKCAPQHEVSCESPKISAIAFPFSGDDRCYGRQNGNHIIDDDQCKKFMICHENIVVEVLECPFGYVYNEVTRRCTYTGGIGSAGCMSNFMDEGDDTCSNIPDGPHLDPTTRDCKRYIECMDGRLLSNYECPRATVFNGVQCVPDVLYHCPRAAFPGDICEKKHDGFYIDPRKGCSYYVRCENHRTVENHSCPSGLHYNPSENLCMEQLNSEFCRETAYSNECVQRSAGYYQDTSEQSKCSQYFYCYNGNKTTLRCGPGLVFDGENCVSSSVYSCPSTNFNSCIGKSNGYYRDPTGGCRSYFYCSEGIKTSYLCSAGQIFSNGHCVGRLEDTSCQDDEVCAGKSDGYYQDHQSNCRNYFYCQSGEKLQTLTCRGSKIFNGQSCVPQETYACPRDNSGADPLLNCLPRPCSSVCSRNGFQNDYDNDCESYFFCIEGKRTTLSCSSNYVFNGEICVPRDTYRCPKYCETEVSCK is encoded by the exons ATGATTATGAGAAAAATGCCGCATCGTAAGGCAACATTGCCACTGTCGACAACAACAGCAGATCAGCAAAGTAAACAACACAATCAGTCTGTTGGCGACGGTGGAAATGGCTGTCACTGGAGCAGTGGGAGCCGGTCAAGCACCCTAGTAGGACTAGGACGAGGTTGTAGCGGGGGATCACCGAGGCATCGAACCCAGCATTGGCGAACGGGGATAGTGCGCTGCTATGGAGGAAATCTTCTTATACTGTTCACGGCTACCGTTGCGACCGCGTTGACGGTGTTGGCTTCAG AACGGAAGCTACAAATGCCTGGCCGAGTAGTTTTCAAGATTTTGCATGGTGGATCCATCCAATCCG GAACATCAGCACTGCAAATCAAGTGCACCCATCACGACGAATTCTTGTATGCAAGCCCGGCCAGTAAGTGCACGTCATACTATCGCTGTTATCAGGGTGATCTAATTCGCTACAGGTGTAATGAGAAGTCAGTTTTTGATTTCTATCAACAGAAATGCATTCGTAATGAAG GCACCTGCTACGAACCCATTTGTACGGGGAAAACTAATGGAATATACGCTGATACGACCCAGGCTTGCCGTAGGTCGTATGAATGCCGAGGCGGCAAGCTGATAGCAATCGAGAACTGTCCTTTGGGTCATCTATTTGACGGAAGCAAATGTGCCCCTCAACACGAGGTCTCTTGTGAGAGTCCCAAAATTTCGGCTATTGCGTTCCCCTTCAGTGGAGATGATCGATGCTACGGCAGACAGAATGGAAATCATATTATCGATGATGACCAATGTAAAAAGTTTATGATATGTCATGAGAACATTGTGGTGGAGGTTCTTGAGTGCCCATTTGGATACGTGTATAATGAGGTGACTAGAAGATGCACTTATACTGGAGGCATCGGGTCGGCAGGGTGCATGAGCAATTTTATGGATGAAGGAGACGATACGTGTTCAAATATTCCAGATGGTCCCCACTTAGATCCAACAACTAGGGATTGCAAAAGATATATCGAATGCATGGATGGTAGACTTCTTTCTAATTATGAATGTCCGCGAGCTACCGTCTTCAATGGTGTGCAATGTGTTCCCGACGTTTTATATCATTGCCCACGAGCTGCTTTTCCAGGAGATATTTGTGAAAAGAAACATGATGGATTTTATATCGATCCGAGAAAAGGTTGCTCTTATTATGTTCGATGTGAGAATCATAGAACTGTGGAAAATCATTCATGCCCGTCCGGCCTCCATTACAACCCGTCAGAAAATTTGTGCATGGAACAGCTCAACAGTGAATTCTGCCGAGAAACTGCTTACTCCAATGAATGCGTTCAGAGATCCGCTGGATACTACCAGGACACCTCTGAGCAATCAAAATGCTCTCAGTACTTTTACTGTTACAATGGAAATAAAACCACACTTCGATGCGGTCCTGGTCTAGTTTTCGATGGAGAGAACTGTGTGAGCTCCTCTGTTTATTCATGTCCAAGTACAAACTTTAACTCCtgcataggtaaatccaacggctACTACCGGGACCCAACCGGCGGCTGTCGCTCATATTTCTACTGTTCAGAAGGGATCAAAACTTCCTACCTCTGCAGCGCAGGTCAAATTTTTAGCAACGGCCATTGTGTCGGGCGGCTCGAGGATACGTCCTGCCAGGACGATGAAGTCTGTGCAGGTAAATCGGACGGTTACTATCAAGACCACCAGTCCAATTGTCGAAATTACTTCTACTGTCAAAGTGGAGAAAAGCTGCAAACACTTACCTGCCGTGGAAGCAAAATCTTCAACGGACAAAGTTGCGTTCCTCAGGAGACATATGCCTGTCCACGGGATAACTCAGGTGCAGATCCGCTGCTGAACTGCCTGCCCCGCCCTTGCAGTTCAGTTTGCTCTAGAAACGGGTTTCAGAATGACTACGATAATGATTGCGAGAGTTACTTCTTTTGCATTGAAGGCAAGAGGACGACCCTCTCCTGCTCTAGCAACTATGTTTTCAATGGTGAAATTTGTGTTCCTAGAGATACGTACAGATGTCCAAAGTACTGCGAAACAGAGGTTTCTTGTAAGTAG
- the LOC109407331 gene encoding uncharacterized protein LOC109407331 isoform X2: MIMRKMPHRKATLPLSTTTADQQSKQHNQSVGDGGNGCHWSSGSRSSTLVGLGRGCSGGSPRHRTQHWRTGIVRCYGGNLLILFTATVATALTVLASGTSALQIKCTHHDEFLYASPASKCTSYYRCYQGDLIRYRCNEKSVFDFYQQKCIRNEGTCYEPICTGKTNGIYADTTQACRRSYECRGGKLIAIENCPLGHLFDGSKCAPQHEVSCESPKISAIAFPFSGDDRCYGRQNGNHIIDDDQCKKFMICHENIVVEVLECPFGYVYNEVTRRCTYTGGIGSAGCMSNFMDEGDDTCSNIPDGPHLDPTTRDCKRYIECMDGRLLSNYECPRATVFNGVQCVPDVLYHCPRAAFPGDICEKKHDGFYIDPRKGCSYYVRCENHRTVENHSCPSGLHYNPSENLCMEQLNSEFCRETAYSNECVQRSAGYYQDTSEQSKCSQYFYCYNGNKTTLRCGPGLVFDGENCVSSSVYSCPSTNFNSCIGKSNGYYRDPTGGCRSYFYCSEGIKTSYLCSAGQIFSNGHCVGRLEDTSCQDDEVCAGKSDGYYQDHQSNCRNYFYCQSGEKLQTLTCRGSKIFNGQSCVPQETYACPRDNSGADPLLNCLPRPCSSVCSRNGFQNDYDNDCESYFFCIEGKRTTLSCSSNYVFNGEICVPRDTYRCPKYCETEVSCK, translated from the exons ATGATTATGAGAAAAATGCCGCATCGTAAGGCAACATTGCCACTGTCGACAACAACAGCAGATCAGCAAAGTAAACAACACAATCAGTCTGTTGGCGACGGTGGAAATGGCTGTCACTGGAGCAGTGGGAGCCGGTCAAGCACCCTAGTAGGACTAGGACGAGGTTGTAGCGGGGGATCACCGAGGCATCGAACCCAGCATTGGCGAACGGGGATAGTGCGCTGCTATGGAGGAAATCTTCTTATACTGTTCACGGCTACCGTTGCGACCGCGTTGACGGTGTTGGCTTCAG GAACATCAGCACTGCAAATCAAGTGCACCCATCACGACGAATTCTTGTATGCAAGCCCGGCCAGTAAGTGCACGTCATACTATCGCTGTTATCAGGGTGATCTAATTCGCTACAGGTGTAATGAGAAGTCAGTTTTTGATTTCTATCAACAGAAATGCATTCGTAATGAAG GCACCTGCTACGAACCCATTTGTACGGGGAAAACTAATGGAATATACGCTGATACGACCCAGGCTTGCCGTAGGTCGTATGAATGCCGAGGCGGCAAGCTGATAGCAATCGAGAACTGTCCTTTGGGTCATCTATTTGACGGAAGCAAATGTGCCCCTCAACACGAGGTCTCTTGTGAGAGTCCCAAAATTTCGGCTATTGCGTTCCCCTTCAGTGGAGATGATCGATGCTACGGCAGACAGAATGGAAATCATATTATCGATGATGACCAATGTAAAAAGTTTATGATATGTCATGAGAACATTGTGGTGGAGGTTCTTGAGTGCCCATTTGGATACGTGTATAATGAGGTGACTAGAAGATGCACTTATACTGGAGGCATCGGGTCGGCAGGGTGCATGAGCAATTTTATGGATGAAGGAGACGATACGTGTTCAAATATTCCAGATGGTCCCCACTTAGATCCAACAACTAGGGATTGCAAAAGATATATCGAATGCATGGATGGTAGACTTCTTTCTAATTATGAATGTCCGCGAGCTACCGTCTTCAATGGTGTGCAATGTGTTCCCGACGTTTTATATCATTGCCCACGAGCTGCTTTTCCAGGAGATATTTGTGAAAAGAAACATGATGGATTTTATATCGATCCGAGAAAAGGTTGCTCTTATTATGTTCGATGTGAGAATCATAGAACTGTGGAAAATCATTCATGCCCGTCCGGCCTCCATTACAACCCGTCAGAAAATTTGTGCATGGAACAGCTCAACAGTGAATTCTGCCGAGAAACTGCTTACTCCAATGAATGCGTTCAGAGATCCGCTGGATACTACCAGGACACCTCTGAGCAATCAAAATGCTCTCAGTACTTTTACTGTTACAATGGAAATAAAACCACACTTCGATGCGGTCCTGGTCTAGTTTTCGATGGAGAGAACTGTGTGAGCTCCTCTGTTTATTCATGTCCAAGTACAAACTTTAACTCCtgcataggtaaatccaacggctACTACCGGGACCCAACCGGCGGCTGTCGCTCATATTTCTACTGTTCAGAAGGGATCAAAACTTCCTACCTCTGCAGCGCAGGTCAAATTTTTAGCAACGGCCATTGTGTCGGGCGGCTCGAGGATACGTCCTGCCAGGACGATGAAGTCTGTGCAGGTAAATCGGACGGTTACTATCAAGACCACCAGTCCAATTGTCGAAATTACTTCTACTGTCAAAGTGGAGAAAAGCTGCAAACACTTACCTGCCGTGGAAGCAAAATCTTCAACGGACAAAGTTGCGTTCCTCAGGAGACATATGCCTGTCCACGGGATAACTCAGGTGCAGATCCGCTGCTGAACTGCCTGCCCCGCCCTTGCAGTTCAGTTTGCTCTAGAAACGGGTTTCAGAATGACTACGATAATGATTGCGAGAGTTACTTCTTTTGCATTGAAGGCAAGAGGACGACCCTCTCCTGCTCTAGCAACTATGTTTTCAATGGTGAAATTTGTGTTCCTAGAGATACGTACAGATGTCCAAAGTACTGCGAAACAGAGGTTTCTTGTAAGTAG